The segment CCTAGGCCCGGCCGGCCATGTTGGACAACTGCCGGGACTGGGACGCGGCCAGCGCGGCGCCCTTCAGCGGCCTGCCGTTCTCGTCGTAAGCCGAGTCGCCCATCATGGCCATCATCGGGTCAGGCATCGCCTCGCGGCGGGCAGCTGTGGCTTCCGATTCGTCTCCAAGGGTGGGAAGATACTTGTTGATTTCTCTTGAGCTGGGCTCAACGCTCGAGGACTCCTTGACTCCGAGCTTGCGGAGTGCCCTCTGGTAGTCGTCGGTCGTGGCGAAGTACGATTTGTAGACAGCCGGCGCGTCAGCCTCTAGGGCAGCCACTCCGACGCCCTTCGCGCGTTTGCCACCGGACTTCACGTTCTCCGGCACGTTCAGTACAGCCGTCTCGTCGGCGAAGATCTGCCCACGTGCGGCCTTAGACGGGTTCACACCCTGCAGGATCTTGTGACCGATGAGGGTGCGGAGCCCTGGATCCACACCAGTATTGGCGTTGGTCGCCTGAGTAGAGATGACCATACGAACACCGACGAAGCGCAGCTCGGCGATGATCTTGCGCATGTAGGACTGGATCATGGCGCGGGCGAGGTTCCGTTCGGCGATCTCCATGAAAAGCGGGTGGTCTTTCGGGATGCCTTTTGGGACGGGGTCGGGTACGACGAGGGCGGAGACCTCGTCGATAATGACGAGGATGGGCTGGAAGCGTTTGCCGGCGGGCATGTCGAGCCAGTTATTGATACCCATCTCCTTGAGCACCTTGCTTCGGCGGGCCCCTTCATCACGGATCAGCCCAAGCGTTGCGACGGATGCTTCCAGGAGTCACAGCCCCAGCCTCCGGACGACAGAACGAACGTGCCCATTCGAAGTCAATGGCTTTGGAGACGTCGTCGACTACGGCCAGGGCCGCCCCGTTGGACAGGGCGTCGGCGATGATCGCGTTGAGCGTCACAGTGTTGTGGGTCGGGATGAACCCATCCGTCAGTACAGGTGGCTCGGGTGGTTCACCCGGATGCAGCGACCCGAAGCACGCCCGACAGATCGCACGTCGGTGATGTAGATCCAGTCCTGGGTCGCGCGGACATTCCCGGCCTGACGCTCCAGCTTCCGCGGCATCCGAAAGACCGGCGTTGCCGTCGTGAAGTGGATGCGGTACCGGTCCCGACAATCCGTCGGGTCCTGACTCCTTGACCGTCAGTGGACGTGATGGCGGCGTCGGACTCATTCATGGATGCTTTGATGCCAAGGCTCCGGATCAGCTCCAGCGCATCGGTAGCGAGTCGCTCATCGCACAGTGTCAGCTCACAGCTGCCCTTGACGTCGACGGTGCCGTCTGTGTCCATGAGGCCCTGAAGGAGCGCCAGTCGTTGTGCACTGGATGCCCGGAGGTACTCTGCGGGAATGCGCTTGTTGTAGAGCACGCCGAGCCGGTCCAGGACAGCCCGCAGTGGGCTGCTGACGTGCGTGCGTTCACAGTAGCGGCAGCTTCGGCAAAAGCGGTTTCCGCCGGAAGTCACGTGCCAGTTGGCATCGTGGCCGCTGACGCACTTGGACGGATCCTTACGGCCGAAGTGCAGCGTATGGGTTCGTCCATCGGCGAGGTGCTCGTCGCGTACGACTGGACCCCACTCCGCCTCCAGGAGCGGGCGCATGACATCAAGCTCATCTGCCCCGACGGTGATAGCGCCGGCGCGTGAGCTGCCGTCGCCGAGCCAGGCTCCCAGGAAGTACGGGTTGACAGCCAGTGCTGCTTCGGGGAGGACCAAGCTGCCGGACAACTGGACGGCGAAGTTGGCGCGTCCGTCCTGCACACGGAACGCCTCCGCGATCTCGCGGGCCTCAACGGTTTTCAACAGAGGCTGCCGGTTGGCCGGAGCGTGATCGAGGTGAGCAATCCACGCTTCGATGAACTCGTCCACCGCGTAGAACCGGGCATGTCCGGAGCCCGATCCCACGAGGTACGGGAGGGCGGCTTGTTTGGCGAACGTTCGGACTGTATTGATCGCGAGTCCGGTGAGTCGGGAGATAGTCGCGGTATCGGCACCAACCGACTGCTCGCAGGCTTCGGCCGCGATGGCACGGAGGCGCGCGAACTCTGCCTGCCGAGCCGCGTCGGTTGCTGACCTCTTCGCGAGCCTCATCGGGTAGTGGGAGTGCCGGGTGTAGCGAGTGGAAACCGTCCAGAGATGGCCCGGGTCGCAGCGGACAGTTTGACCGTCGCTGAACTCGAATTCCAGCACTTCATCATCGACCACAGGTGAGAGGTAGTCGACCTCCGTAACATCCCCCGATGCGGCGAAAACTTCATCGCCGACCTGGAGCTGACCGATCGTGGCCCAGCCAGACGGAAGCGAGACGAAACGGGGACGGGCAGCTTGGAGTCCAGCGGCTGGCGCTTACCACTACCTGGCGTCCCCGCCACCAGCGCCCAGGCGGAGGCGGTCCAGTCAATGCTGATTTCATCGCCGGAGTCTTCGCCCGGGTCCGCAAAAACCATGCCGAACGGCGTCCGGTCAAGGCTTCCCTTGCCGAGCCGGGCCAGCGGAAAGGCGATGCCTTCCGGGAACGTCGGGGAGCGGACGGAATGATGGACGCTGTGAGCTTCTGGGCGTTCACCTTCACGTACCAGCCGTCGCGGCCAACGACACTCGTGGCGACTTCCTCGAGCTTGGAGTCGTGCTTGGAGGGCATGTAAGTGCGAGGGAGCTCCAGGTCAAAGCCGCCGTCCCGGCGCGGCTTCACCTGGACTTCCCACGGCTTCACGCCCAGGGCCAGCGCGGCGGCGCCGCGGCAGCGGGCGGTTTCGGGGCTCAGCTGGGTGAGTACGGCCTTGCCGAGGAAGGGCTCGAACTTGGTCATCTCCCAGCCGTCCCCGTGCTGGTCGGCAAGCTTGACGGCCATCTTCTCGCCGTCGTCGGCTTCACGGAGCGGGGGAGCCGGACCTCCTTGGTCTTGGACTTGTCATTGTGGCTGACCTCCGTGATAGCGACCTGGCGGGTGGCGACGGCGACGCCGTCTTCGATCGAGTCCACCTCGAATCCCTCGCCGTGCATGTCGGTGATTTTCTTCATCAGCGGGGACATGTGCCGGGCCGGATCGAAGCCGGGCGGAGTTTGACGCGGATGCGTTCAGTGCTGGAAGCCACGCTGGGGGCCTTTCGTGTTGCCGATGTCTCTACCGGAAACATGCGTAGACGAAGGCGTCGGCACCTGTTCTTGTCCTGGCCACGGGATTCGGCAGGCCTTCTGGTTATACTTTCGGCAGTTGGCTGGCGATGATGGGGGATTCGAATGTCTGATTATTGTGGTTGTGGAAGCCTGGCGAAAGCCCGCTGCCGGTGCGGGACGACAATCTGCTCGCTGCATACCCAGCATCCGCAGACATACCATAGCAATGCCTTGATGATCGCCGCACGCGTCCACGAGGGGCGAGCGGAGCACGGTCTGTTCGCAGCCCTCGACAACGCGTGGAGCGCTGCTCCAAACATCATGTGCGGAACCTGCTATTCGCGCACCATCGACGAGGTGGCAGCCCGTACGTGACGGCATTCCGGGATCATACCGATGGCAGGGCAGAGACCATAGCCGCCGTCCTGCTCAGGAACGAATCGTGGACGACAGGGCGGGAATACCATGCCACCGAGACAATCGGACAAAAAACCCTTCGGGCGGCCGGGCATCGCGTTTCCTGGTCTCACCCGGATTCCTTGGACACCGCGGCGAGACTCTATGCCAGCAGTCACGGTGAACCTCCGGAAACGCCGATCCGGGTGAAACGCTATACCGAGCAGACGAAAATGTTCGGCGGCTCGAAGCGGGTAGAAACCGTCATCTCTCTGGGTTCGATCAGGGCATGGCCCATCACGGCACAATACAACGACGACGGCTACCAGACCCCGGTCACCGTTCTGGTTGGGTCCAGCGGCACCCATAGAGAGGCCCAGATCAGCAACCCGGTGGATGGGCAATACTTTTACGGGGAAGAGGAGATGACCAAGGCGAAGAGCATCCTGGAAGGTGCCTTCCAACCATTAGCCACTGCGGGCCTCTTTTTCTCGAAGGAACAAGCCCTCGCCAAGGCGCTCACCAGCGGCATCTGAGAGCTGTCCGGGTACGTCCAAGCGCCTGCGGGCAGTCCCGCGCGTTACCGATGCGCGAAGGTCTCAAGAGCGCTCAGGAGGCCGTCAGGATCGTGTAACTGGTCCACTGGGCGGCCGCCGGCCAGGTCTGTCGACGACGTCACCATCCAGGCGGAGAAATAGTTGTGGGGGACTTTCAGCTCCATCGCCCGCCCAAACAAGCCGGTCACGGCCGGATGCAGCGCACCTCCCGGGCGGAACTGGAAACCGGGACAGTACGTGCCCTCGCCGATGAAGACCCTCACCAACTGCGTGAGTACCGGTTCCGGATCCGCGACGAGCGTCTCATACCGGCCACGGACCTGTTCCAGGGAAGGCAGGGTGAATTCTGCCTCAATCGCCTCCCATACGCTCTGGTCAATAGACCCTCGCATCGCCGGCGTACGCGCAGGCTCAGCCTTCACAATCGATGCAGTACGAATGGCCGTCCTTCTGGCGAGCGAGCTGAGACTTGTGCCGTACCAGGAAGCAGGAGTAGCAGGTGAATTCGTCATCCGCCTGAGGGACAACCTGGACGATCAGTTCCTCGTTGACGAATTCCCCGCCAGGGATCATTCCCTCGTCGAGGGCATCGGTTTTCATCGAGCTCGCGGGTGACGCTTTGGGCGTCCGGCTTGTTCGCCGATTGCAGGGCTTCCAAGGAGCTGTCCTGGGATTCCTTGACGTCGTTGCGGAGCTCGTCGTAATCGGTTGCCACTGATCTCTTTCCGTTGAAGTGTTTGCAGCAAGCAACTTACACCATTCGCAGCCTTCGCAAATCACCAACGAAGGCGGTGGTGCTCACCGTCACGATTTAGCGTTCAAGACAAGCGCCGCCACGGTCGATCCGGAAGCCTGGTCTTTATCACGGGGACAGGGTGTCCTCGCTTCGCTCGGGTGAGAGTTCCTGCTTTGCTGTCTTGTCCCACCTCTCGTGGGCTGCCTGTCGTGTCATGCCGGCCGCGCGCCCGATGTCTGCCCAGGATGCGCTGACTGCACGGGCGGCTACCACTGTTCGGGCGAGCTTCCGCTCCGCCGCAAGACAGGCCTCTCGAGCCTGTTCCACATCAATGAGTGCCCGTACCGGCGCGATATGCTCCTGCCACTCATCATCGGTCGAGGACTCTACGACGGAGCGGCATCGGCATAGTCCGGGGTCGCC is part of the Arthrobacter methylotrophus genome and harbors:
- a CDS encoding LAGLIDADG family homing endonuclease, producing the protein MVDDEVLEFEFSDGQTVRCDPGHLWTVSTRYTRHSHYPMRLAKRSATDAARQAEFARLRAIAAEACEQSVGADTATISRLTGLAINTVRTFAKQAALPYLVGSGSGHARFYAVDEFIEAWIAHLDHAPANRQPLLKTVEAREIAEAFRVQDGRANFAVQLSGSLVLPEAALAVNPYFLGAWLGDGSSRAGAITVGADELDVMRPLLEAEWGPVVRDEHLADGRTHTLHFGRKDPSKCVSGHDANWHVTSGGNRFCRSCRYCERTHVSSPLRAVLDRLGVLYNKRIPAEYLRASSAQRLALLQGLMDTDGTVDVKGSCELTLCDERLATDALELIRSLGIKASMNESDAAITSTDGQGVRTRRIVGTGTASTSRRQRRSFGCRGSWSVRPGMSARPRTGSTSPTCDLSGVLRVAASG